The Etheostoma spectabile isolate EspeVRDwgs_2016 chromosome 1, UIUC_Espe_1.0, whole genome shotgun sequence genome has a segment encoding these proteins:
- the got2b gene encoding glutamic-oxaloacetic transaminase 2b, mitochondrial — protein sequence MALLKSNKVIYCLGKISPSLGVVSTRNSSWWGGVQMGPPDPILGVSEAYKRDTNPKKMNLGVGAYRDDQASHLVLSCVRKAEAIITAKQMDKEYLAIGGLGEFAKSCAELALGNDNEVLKSGRNITVQTISGTGSLRIGANFLSRFHGPRDVYLPKPSWGNHTPIFRDAGMQLKAYRYYDPSTCGFDFKGALDDISKIPEQSVIMLHACAHNPTGVDPRPEQWKEISDIVKKRNLLVFFDMAYQGFASGDIDRDAWAVRYFIEQGHNILLSQSFAKNMGLYGERVGGFTVVCSDTDEAKRVESQLKILIRPIYSNPPMNGARIAATILNTPDLRSLWLEEVHGMANRIIKMREELVAGLKKEGSTHSWQHVTDQIGMFCFTGLKPEQVERLTKEFSVYMTKDGRISMAGVTSGNVGYLAHGIHAVTK from the exons ctCATGGTGGGGTGGAGTGCAAATGGGTCCCCCCGATCCCATCCTGGGGGTGAGCGAGGCCTACAAGAGGGACACCAACCCCAAGAAGATGAACCTGGGAGTGGGAGCCTACAGGGATGACCAGGCAAGCCATTTGGTGCTCAGCTGTGTCCGCAAG GCAGAGGCTATTATTACAGCCAAACAGATGGATAAGGAGTACCTTGCCATTGGTGGTTTGGGGGAGTTTGCCAAGTCCTGCGCCGAGCTCGCTCTCGGTAATGACAACGAGGTCCTAAAAAGTGGCAGG AACATTACTGTCCAGACCATCTCGGGAACTGGATCTCTGCGCATTGGAGCCAACTTTTTG TCTCGATTCCATGGTCCACGTGATGTGTACCTGCCCAAACCCTCCTGGGGAAACCACACACCCATCTTCAGAGACGCTGGCATGCAGCTCAAAGCATACAGATACTACGATCCCTCTACTTGTGGCTTTGACTTCAAGGGAGCTCTGGATGACATCTCA AAAATCCCAGAGCAGAGTGTGATCATGTTGCATGCTTGTGCCCACAACCCCACTGGTGTGGACCCTAGGCCTGAGCAGTGGAAGGAGATTTCTGACATTGTGAAG AAAAGAAACCTGCTTGTGTTCTTCGACATGGCCTATCAGGGCTTTGCAAGTGGTGACATTGATCGTGATGCCTGGGCTGTGCGCTACTTCATTGAGCAGGGCCACAACATCCTGCTGTCCCAGTCCTTTGCAAAGAACATGGGACTCTATG GTGAGCGTGTGGGTGGCTTCACTGTGGTTTGTAGTGACACAGATGAGGCAAAGAGAGTCGAGTCTCAACTTAAGATCCTCATCAGACCCATTTACTCCAACCCGCCAATGAACGGCGCCAGAATTGCAGCAACCATTCTCAACACACCAGATCTGCGCTCACTGTG GCTGGAGGAGGTCCATGGTATGGCAAACCGCATCATTAAGATGAGAGAAGAGCTAGTGGCTGGTCTGAAAAAGGAGGGCTCCACCCACAGCTGGCAGCATGTCACTGACCAGATTGGGATGTTCTGCTTCACAGGCCTCAAACCCGAACAG GTTGAGCGCCTGACCAAGGAGTTTTCAGTGTACATGACCAAGGATGGCAGAATTTCCATGGCAGGCGTGACCTCTGGGAACGTGGGGTACCTGGCACACGGGATCCATGCAGTAACCAAGTAG
- the slc38a7 gene encoding sodium-coupled neutral amino acid transporter 7, which yields MAINTDVEDWGGVGSNDSGERAWLLQSPSVDSVQHLETDQRGSGGVSSWAAVFIVVNAALGAGLLNFPAAFNMAGGVTAGVMLQMFMLIFIISGLVILGYCSQVSNESTYQEVVRATCGKVTGILCEVAIAVYTFGTCIAFFIVIGDQLDRLVAAVAHDTDGTVSGYWYTDRKFTTSVTAVLIILPLSIPKEIGFQKYASALSVMGTWYVTIVVIIKCIWPDKDATPAYIPASSASWTAVFNAMPTICFGFQCHVSCVPVFNSMSRREIKPWGVVVTLSMIICLFVYTGTGVCGFLTFGASVSQDVLMSYPSNDIAVAVARAFIVICVITSYPILHFCGRAVVEGLWLRFQGEQVEVCVRREQRRRILQTLVWFVVTLVLALFIPDIGRVISLIGGLAACFIFVFPGLCLMQAKLSETDSQTISWHGLVLFGVVMVTIGAFIFGLTTTNSIYQDVS from the exons ATGGCGATTAACACCGATGTCGAGGACTGGGGCGGTGTTGGGAGTAATGACTCTGGAGAAAGGGCGTGGCTCTTGCAGAGCCCCAGTGTGGATTCTGTCCAGCATCTTGAGACCGACCAGAGGGGGAGCGGAGGCGTGTCATCTTGGGCAGCGGTCTTCATCGTAGTGAACGCAGCACTGGGAGCGGGTCTACTCAATTTCCCTGCAGCCTTCAACATGGCAGGAGGCGTGACGGCAGGAGTTATGCTTCAAATG TTTATGCTGATCTTCATAATCAGTGGACTGGTGATTCTGGGGTACTGCTCCCAG GTCAGTAATGAAAGCACCTATCAGGAGGTTGTCCGAGCCACTTGTGGGAAAGTCACAGGAATCTTATGTGAAGTAGCCATCGCTGTCTACACCTTTGGGACTTGTATTGccttctttattgtcattggaGACCAGCTGGATCGCT TGGTGGCTGCAGTGGCTCATGACACAGATGGTACTGTCAGTGGCTACTGGTACACTGACCGCAAATTTACCACCTCTGTCACTGCAGTCCTGATTATTCTTCCTCTCTCCATCCCCAAAGAGATTGGCTTTCAGAAGTATGCCAG TGCACTGAGTGTGATGGGAACCTGGTATGTGACTATCGTGGTCATAATAAAGTGCATCTGGCCGGATAAAGATGCGACTCCGGCATACATACCTGCCAG TTCTGCATCCTGGACTGCAGTTTTCAATGCAATGCCTACTATATGCTTTGGTTTCCAG TGCCATGTCAGCTGTGTGCCTGTGTTCAACAGCATGAGCAGAAGAGAGATTAAACCTTGGGGAGTAGTAGTCACTCTTAGCATGATAATCTGTCTCTTCGTTTACACTGGAACAG GTGTCTGTGGCTTCCTGACGTTTGGTGCCAGCGTCAGTCAGGATGTGTTGATGTCATACCCTTCTAATGATATTGCTGTGGCCGTTGCAAGAGCTTTTATTGTCATCTGTGTAATCACCTCCTACCCCATTTTACACTTCTGTGGCAG GGCAGTTGTAGAAGGACTTTGGCTGCGTTTCCAAGGCGAGcaggtggaggtgtgtgtgcgtcGTGAGCAGAGAAGGAGGATCCTGCAGACCCTGGTGTGGTTTGTTGTCACCCTCGTCCTCGCCCTCTTCATCCCAGATATTGGTCGGGTGATCTCGCTGATCGGAGGATTGGCAGCCTGCTTTATCTTTGTCTTTCCGG GGTTGTGTCTAATGCAAGCTAAACTTTCAGAGACAGACAGCCAAACTATAAG CTGGCATGGATTGGTGCTATTTGGTGTTGTGATGGTTACAATTGGAGCTTTCATCTTTGGCCTCACCACGACCAACTCCATCTATCAAGACGTCAGTTAA
- the si:ch211-122f10.4 gene encoding lysosomal protective protein, whose translation MFARVLLTCLLAVFQLGSRAQYAPDEVTYLPGMKFKPNYRQWSGFLQAQPGKYLHYWFVTSQRDPVKDPLVLWLNGGPGCSSLDGFLSENGPFHVNDNGATLYENPFSWNKIANVLYLESPAGVGYSYSDDQKYATDDDQVADDNYKALQSFFAKFPNFTQNEFFIFGESYGGIYAPTLSLRVATGAAKINFKGFSVGNGLSSFALNDQTLVYFGYYHGLFGEDLWRDLNTNCCDKGNCNFYNSSSQTCKTLVNVAFGIVYNSGLNEYALYLDCEVGRRSHKGYERTMSHLFKNYKKQPHTHKVSGGVSSSISLGEVPPCINSTAQITWLNRGDVRKALHIPDTLPPWDLCSDAVGEQYTNLYPTVKDVYLKLLSLGLRALVYNGDTDMACNFLGDQWFVEDLGLKATTKYQNWFHDDQIAGYYQQFGNITFLTVKGAGHMVPQWAPGPAFHMFQSFITNGYY comes from the exons ATGTTCGCCCGTGTTTTGTTGACGTGTTTGCTGGCCGTGTTTCAGTTAGGCTCGCGGGCTCAGTACGCTCCTGATGAGGTGACCTACCTGCCAGGGATGAAGTTCAAACCGAACTATCGACAGTGGTCGGGATTCCTCCAGGCACAGCCCGGAAAGTATCTCCATTATTG GTTTGTGACTTCTCAAAGGGACCCGGTCAAAGACCCTCTGGTGCTCTGGCTGAATGGAGGCCCAGGCTGCAGCTCGCTTGATGGATTCCTGTCAGAGAATGGACCATTTCAT GTCAATGATAACGGGGCCACACTCTATGAGAACCCATTTAGCTGGAACAAGATTGCCAATGTGCTGTATCTAGAATCTCCTGCAGGTGTGGGATATTCTTACTCCGATGACCAAAAGTATGCGACCGATGATGACCAG GTCGCTGATGACAATTACAAAGCCCTCCAGAGTTTCTTTGCTAAGTTCCCAAATTTCACTCAAAATGAGTTCTTCATCTTTGGGGAAAGTTATGGTGGCATTTATGCACCAACTCTTAGCCTGCGCGTGGCTACTGGAGCTGCCAAAATCAACTTCAAG GGCTTTTCAGTGGGAAATGGCCTCAGCAGTTTTGCTCTCAATGACCAAACATTGGTCTACTTTGGTTACTACCACGGCCTTTTCGGAGAAGA TTTGTGGCGTGATCTGAACACAAATTGCTGTGACAAGGGAAACTGTAACTTTTACAACTCAAGTTCACAGACCTGCAAGACGCTG GTAAATGTGGCCTTTGGTATTGTGTATAATAGCGGACTGAATGAGTATGCCCTTTACTTAGATTGTGAGGTTGGCAGAAGATCCCACAAAGGCTACGAAAGGACCATGAGTCACCTGTTTAAGAATTACAAGAAACAGCCACACACTCACAAG GTTTCAGGTGGAGtttcctcctccatctctctgggTGAAGTCCCTCCCTGCATCAACAGTACGGCTCAGATAACCTGGCTGAACCGAGGCGATGTCAGGAAAGCTTTACACATTCCAGACACACTGCCACCATGGGACCTCTGCAG TGATGCTGTTGGAGAGCAATATACCAACCTGTACCCAACAGTGAAGGACGTGTATCTGAAGCTGCTGTCTCTGGGCCTGCGGGCTCTCGTCTACAACGGAGACACTGACATGGCCTGCAACTTCCTGGGAGACCAGTGGTTTGTGGAAGACCTCGGCCTGAAG GCAACCACTAAGTACCAGAACTGGTTTCATGATGACCAGATTGCTGGTTATTACCAACAGTTTGGAAACATCACTTTCCTGACAGTCAAG GGTGCAGGGCACATGGTTCCTCAGTGGGCTCCGGGTCCAGCTTTCCACATGTTCCAGTCTTTCATAACAAATGGCTACTACTGA